The proteins below come from a single Maridesulfovibrio frigidus DSM 17176 genomic window:
- a CDS encoding glutamate decarboxylase, with product MIHKVQKKKKDKGNKKNFIMPIYGSRDLEDPIPKYSMPEGSIDPRHAYALVKDELMLDGNSRLNLATFVTTWMEDEARQLMTETFDKNMIDKDEYPQTAELEERCVHILSELFNGPDENDTCGCSTTGSSEAAMLCGMALKWKWRDRMKAKGKPTDKPNMVISSSVQVCWEKFCRYWEVEPRLVPVSEGHYSMKTKDVLEACDENTIGVVAILGTTHTGEFEPVKEYNDALDKFNAETGYEIPLHVDAASGGFIAPFLTPDLEWDFRLKWVKSINVSGHKYGLVYPGVGWAIWRDSEELPEDLVFRVNYLGGEMPTFALNFSRPGNQIIAQYYNFIRLGKEGYTRILQSCMDTAEFLKEELEETGVFQSLIKQLHMPLITFRIRRDVDADFDVFRISEMLRHRGWLVPAYTMPENCEDDKVLRIVVKEGMSMDMAHLFMEDMRRILEYLQTDDHSAKKSNKNTLKQC from the coding sequence ATGATACATAAAGTTCAAAAAAAGAAAAAAGATAAGGGCAATAAGAAGAATTTTATCATGCCTATTTATGGTTCGCGTGACTTAGAAGATCCGATCCCTAAATATTCCATGCCGGAGGGCAGCATCGATCCAAGGCATGCATATGCTTTAGTTAAGGATGAATTGATGTTGGATGGTAATTCCAGATTAAACCTTGCTACCTTTGTCACCACTTGGATGGAAGATGAAGCGCGGCAGCTTATGACCGAAACTTTTGACAAAAATATGATTGATAAAGATGAATACCCGCAAACCGCTGAGCTTGAAGAGCGGTGCGTTCATATTTTATCAGAGCTTTTTAATGGGCCGGATGAAAATGATACTTGTGGTTGTTCAACTACAGGATCGAGCGAAGCCGCAATGCTTTGTGGAATGGCATTAAAGTGGAAATGGCGTGATCGCATGAAAGCGAAAGGGAAGCCCACTGATAAACCAAATATGGTTATTAGCTCGAGTGTTCAGGTTTGCTGGGAAAAATTTTGTCGATATTGGGAGGTCGAGCCGCGTTTAGTGCCAGTTTCCGAAGGTCACTATAGTATGAAGACTAAAGATGTCTTAGAAGCCTGTGATGAAAATACCATCGGTGTTGTCGCAATTCTGGGGACGACTCATACTGGCGAATTTGAGCCGGTAAAAGAATATAACGATGCGCTTGATAAATTCAACGCTGAAACTGGATATGAAATTCCTTTGCATGTTGACGCTGCAAGCGGTGGATTTATAGCTCCCTTCCTTACTCCCGATCTCGAATGGGATTTCAGACTCAAGTGGGTAAAATCGATTAACGTATCGGGCCATAAGTATGGATTGGTTTACCCCGGTGTTGGTTGGGCAATCTGGCGTGATTCTGAAGAATTGCCGGAAGACTTGGTTTTCCGTGTTAATTATCTTGGTGGTGAAATGCCAACCTTCGCACTTAATTTCTCTCGTCCCGGGAATCAGATTATAGCACAGTACTATAATTTCATACGGTTAGGTAAAGAAGGGTACACCCGCATTTTGCAGTCATGCATGGATACGGCGGAGTTTCTTAAAGAAGAGCTTGAAGAAACTGGAGTATTCCAAAGTCTTATTAAACAGTTACACATGCCACTTATTACTTTCCGCATCAGGCGGGATGTAGATGCTGATTTTGATGTTTTCCGTATTTCTGAAATGCTCCGACATCGAGGATGGCTGGTTCCGGCATATACTATGCCTGAAAACTGCGAAGACGATAAAGTTCTGCGAATAGTCGTTAAAGAAGGAATGAGCATGGATATGGCTCATCTTTTCATGGAAGATATGCGCCGGATACTGGAATACTTGCAAACAGATGATCACTCTGCGAAAAAAAGCAATAAAAACACTCTAAAACAGTGCTAA
- a CDS encoding MFS transporter gives MNKNSLITTSFLLICGIVFLIVCNAAVYFSLHVYLLGMGFTDSKSGLIIGLYAMAGMIMYGFMSSYIRRDNAFKAMTLGIVLMFVSGNGFLFVDSFGGLATLRLMQGIGGFFLFAPCTALLVSIIPKGKEGSAFSIYSAALLLPYSLLPLLSDILMPYVKDSTWLYAGTAWLMLPVSFAVLYLRKKIVSQDVNASKLNRLGAKDSFSNLLTPTIMGALLTNFFYFMVFTSVFFLFQNFALSRGIKNSGIYFTVQMGVMIAIRLGANNIFNLTNPKILITTAMLITSASLATLIMLNDAKWLIPMAVMFGLGMGLCTPPLNALLYLSSDSKFRAFNANMMVLTIHCGSFFGPFMGSRIVEKTGYNFFLMSAAILTFIVGICFMVLVPITKDKAA, from the coding sequence ATGAATAAAAATTCACTTATTACGACAAGCTTTCTTTTAATCTGCGGGATTGTATTTCTGATTGTTTGTAATGCGGCTGTTTACTTCAGTCTGCATGTTTATTTGCTGGGTATGGGTTTTACAGATAGTAAGTCTGGCTTAATTATTGGACTTTATGCCATGGCAGGCATGATCATGTACGGATTCATGTCTAGCTACATCAGAAGAGATAACGCTTTCAAAGCCATGACTCTCGGGATTGTTTTGATGTTCGTCAGCGGCAATGGTTTTTTGTTCGTTGATTCCTTCGGGGGACTGGCTACACTGAGACTTATGCAAGGAATTGGGGGCTTCTTTCTATTTGCCCCGTGCACAGCGCTACTTGTGTCGATCATCCCCAAAGGAAAAGAAGGGTCTGCTTTTAGTATATATTCGGCCGCCCTCCTACTGCCATACTCACTATTGCCCCTCCTATCAGATATTCTTATGCCATATGTGAAAGATTCAACCTGGCTCTATGCCGGAACAGCGTGGCTTATGCTGCCAGTAAGTTTCGCGGTACTGTATCTTAGAAAAAAAATAGTTTCGCAAGACGTGAATGCATCCAAGCTTAACCGATTGGGCGCAAAGGATTCTTTTTCCAATCTGCTTACACCGACCATTATGGGCGCCCTGTTGACCAACTTTTTTTACTTCATGGTCTTCACTAGCGTTTTCTTTTTGTTCCAAAACTTTGCGCTTTCCAGAGGTATCAAAAATTCCGGCATATATTTTACCGTTCAAATGGGTGTCATGATCGCTATTCGTTTGGGAGCGAACAATATTTTCAATTTGACTAATCCTAAGATTTTGATAACCACGGCAATGCTCATCACTAGTGCAAGTCTGGCAACACTCATAATGCTTAATGACGCGAAATGGCTTATACCTATGGCGGTCATGTTCGGACTGGGAATGGGACTCTGCACTCCACCACTTAATGCATTGCTATATCTAAGCAGTGATTCTAAATTTCGAGCTTTCAATGCAAATATGATGGTTCTAACTATCCATTGCGGATCTTTTTTCGGCCCATTCATGGGTAGCCGCATCGTAGAAAAAACCGGTTACAACTTTTTCCTAATGTCAGCAGCAATTTTAACATTTATTGTGGGCATTTGTTTTATGGTTTTAGTTCCCATTACTAAAGATAAAGCTGCATAG
- the tpiA gene encoding triose-phosphate isomerase: MKKLMAANWKMYKTRAEAKATAEDFISRIDGKLPADREVLIAAPFTALESVGTVLAGRDGCHLCAENMYPAEEGAFTGEISPEMLKDVGCGFSLAGHSERRHVMGESSEFVGKKVAFGLNAGLSMILCIGETIEQRKAGKVQQIIDEQLEAGLAEMPAEFSPESIVIAYEPVWAIGTGEVAGTEEIVEAHGFVRKKLKNIFPKKASEIRILYGGSVKPANCAQIISLDNVDGVLVGGASLDGESFSQIALA; the protein is encoded by the coding sequence ATGAAAAAATTGATGGCCGCTAACTGGAAAATGTACAAAACCCGTGCGGAAGCAAAAGCTACCGCTGAGGATTTTATTTCTAGAATTGATGGTAAACTACCCGCAGACAGAGAAGTTCTCATTGCTGCCCCCTTTACTGCTCTTGAAAGCGTAGGGACTGTGCTCGCTGGAAGGGATGGCTGCCACCTGTGTGCCGAAAACATGTATCCGGCCGAGGAAGGGGCATTTACCGGCGAAATATCACCGGAAATGCTAAAAGATGTCGGATGCGGGTTCTCCTTAGCTGGACATTCCGAGCGTAGGCACGTTATGGGTGAGTCCAGCGAATTTGTTGGTAAAAAAGTTGCGTTCGGATTAAATGCCGGACTTTCCATGATTCTTTGCATTGGTGAAACCATCGAGCAGAGAAAAGCTGGAAAAGTTCAGCAGATTATTGATGAACAGCTTGAAGCCGGACTTGCAGAAATGCCAGCCGAATTTTCGCCAGAATCGATTGTAATTGCCTATGAACCTGTCTGGGCGATTGGTACTGGAGAAGTGGCTGGAACGGAAGAAATTGTCGAAGCTCATGGTTTTGTTAGAAAAAAGCTAAAAAATATTTTTCCTAAAAAAGCTAGTGAAATCAGAATCTTATATGGTGGAAGTGTTAAACCTGCCAACTGCGCTCAGATTATATCGCTTGACAATGTCGACGGTGTATTGGTAGGAGGCGCGAGCTTGGACGGCGAAAGTTTCAGCCAGATTGCTCTGGCATAA
- a CDS encoding DsrE family protein produces MSYKVVFHIDWDDDKILNMALGNIENLIKDPSATDSEIHLVSNGNSVRLFRTEFCEENISRIRSLHSNGVRFCLCSNSLIKLHFKRENMIEICEVVPAGIIELCKLQAAGCAYIKP; encoded by the coding sequence ATGAGTTACAAAGTCGTTTTTCATATTGATTGGGATGATGATAAGATTTTGAACATGGCACTTGGTAATATTGAAAACTTAATTAAAGATCCATCAGCAACGGATTCTGAAATACACCTAGTTTCAAATGGAAATTCTGTTCGCCTTTTTAGAACTGAATTCTGCGAAGAAAATATTTCCAGAATCCGGTCGCTTCATTCAAACGGAGTCAGATTTTGCCTCTGTAGTAATTCACTAATAAAACTTCATTTCAAACGAGAAAACATGATCGAGATATGTGAAGTTGTGCCCGCAGGAATCATCGAATTATGCAAACTGCAAGCCGCTGGTTGTGCATATATAAAACCATAA
- a CDS encoding M20 metallopeptidase family protein, translating into MTLNNLVQLELDSLVALYKRLHANPELSCFEEKTSSLLADHLEACGIEVIRNIGGFGIAGILENGEGPTVMIRTDMDALPIVETSGAEYASTVKTVDGSGRSCGVMHGCGHDIHMTVFVGAAKIISQMKDAWKGRVLFVGQPAEESMSGAKDMLDDGLFEKCGVPNFCLAMHVFPTILSGSIAVRSGPIMAGTFQLKIIVRGVGGHGAFPQEARDPIVLAARIVTSLQTIVSREISPLNPAVVTVGSIHGGTRSNIIPEEVVMEVTTRFFDSDSRNRILDSIKRICKHEALAMDLPENLLPIIELNDSDEVPATINDKDLTGIVRSVVVEHLGERNLSEPNKVMGSEDFALFRKATLNGIPCCLFFAGATSPSDMDLFHSTGITVPGLHNSKFLPPPESTISTAVTTMVAATIKVLSSV; encoded by the coding sequence ATGACTTTAAACAATCTTGTCCAGCTAGAGCTGGATTCTTTGGTTGCGCTCTATAAGCGTCTGCATGCAAATCCTGAACTTTCATGTTTTGAAGAGAAGACGTCTTCACTATTGGCTGATCATTTAGAGGCGTGCGGCATAGAAGTCATTCGAAATATTGGTGGTTTCGGAATTGCTGGCATACTTGAAAATGGAGAAGGTCCGACAGTCATGATTCGCACTGACATGGACGCTTTGCCAATTGTTGAAACTTCTGGCGCTGAGTATGCTAGCACAGTTAAAACTGTTGATGGATCAGGAAGATCCTGTGGTGTTATGCATGGTTGTGGTCATGATATTCACATGACTGTCTTTGTCGGGGCTGCAAAAATTATTTCACAGATGAAGGATGCTTGGAAAGGTAGAGTACTTTTTGTGGGGCAGCCGGCTGAAGAATCAATGTCTGGCGCAAAGGACATGCTTGATGACGGGCTATTCGAAAAATGCGGTGTTCCAAATTTCTGTTTAGCCATGCATGTTTTCCCTACTATTTTGAGTGGATCAATCGCGGTGCGCTCCGGTCCAATTATGGCGGGTACTTTTCAGCTTAAAATTATTGTTCGCGGAGTAGGGGGGCATGGGGCATTTCCCCAGGAAGCCCGTGACCCGATAGTACTTGCGGCAAGAATAGTGACTTCTTTACAGACTATAGTTAGCCGCGAGATCAGCCCGTTAAATCCGGCAGTAGTTACGGTCGGATCAATTCATGGCGGAACAAGATCGAATATTATTCCTGAAGAAGTGGTGATGGAAGTCACAACCAGATTTTTTGATTCAGATAGTCGAAATCGGATATTAGATTCCATCAAGCGCATTTGCAAACATGAAGCTCTTGCCATGGATCTTCCCGAAAACTTACTTCCGATAATAGAGCTTAATGATTCTGATGAGGTTCCCGCAACTATAAATGATAAGGACCTCACTGGTATAGTGAGATCTGTAGTGGTTGAACATTTGGGTGAGAGGAATCTTTCAGAACCGAATAAGGTTATGGGTAGTGAAGATTTCGCTCTTTTCAGGAAAGCAACTTTGAACGGGATTCCCTGTTGCCTGTTTTTTGCTGGAGCAACATCTCCTTCCGACATGGACTTATTTCACTCAACCGGAATAACGGTGCCCGGTCTTCATAATAGCAAATTTCTTCCTCCGCCAGAATCTACGATATCTACAGCAGTCACTACGATGGTGGCAGCGACAATTAAAGTTTTGAGTTCTGTATAA
- a CDS encoding bacteriohemerythrin — translation MTPKTRPHLQLLIAILLVLLVGTAGYLLLEDGWTVLDALYMTVITITTIGYGEVHTLSTASRIFTIILIFTGLGVAAVFATQLAKMIVQSGIKNLYEKRKMNEKINNLKSHTIICGYGRIGRSISLKLFELGLDFVVLDTNEERLSEAEQRGYLTMHGDAAVDGVLLSAGIGRAEYIVLCINNDADNINIALASRELNSDIFVVARGTDPTIEYRMLRAGANTVVYPMTLGGEQIAHILARHAGVAPADNKSTAGHDVMGYSLKIFPYLEDEPLKVAEALKRTNSPKALVLHRVDGEDVEDPDANEVLEHGDSLLVLVRCEKSTKTNIKKNVTWSEDLLLGIPSIDAEHRVLVKYAEDFQKAVNNGQEGEAIARLFDRLLEYTTSHFAREEGFMQKRGYPDIEIHMKEHRRITREVMELNRDKRYVFSESVDKFLQDWIITHINHTDRKYVKFMLENKK, via the coding sequence ATGACACCCAAAACACGCCCTCACTTACAACTACTTATTGCCATCTTACTCGTTTTACTAGTTGGAACGGCAGGATACCTACTGCTTGAAGATGGATGGACTGTACTTGACGCCCTCTACATGACGGTTATCACCATCACGACTATCGGTTATGGTGAAGTGCATACTCTTTCAACAGCCAGTCGAATTTTCACTATTATACTAATTTTTACAGGCCTCGGTGTCGCAGCTGTATTTGCTACGCAACTGGCTAAAATGATAGTGCAATCCGGAATAAAAAACTTATACGAGAAACGCAAAATGAACGAAAAAATAAACAATCTCAAATCACACACCATTATTTGCGGTTATGGCCGTATAGGAAGGTCCATCAGCCTGAAACTTTTTGAGCTTGGACTGGATTTTGTTGTTTTGGATACAAACGAAGAAAGATTGAGCGAAGCGGAACAACGTGGATACTTAACCATGCACGGAGACGCCGCAGTAGATGGAGTTCTGCTTTCAGCAGGTATTGGTCGGGCTGAATACATTGTGCTCTGCATTAATAATGATGCGGACAATATTAATATTGCATTGGCTTCACGCGAACTTAATTCAGACATATTCGTTGTAGCAAGAGGGACTGACCCAACAATTGAATATAGAATGTTAAGAGCAGGAGCGAACACAGTAGTCTACCCTATGACTCTCGGAGGCGAGCAGATCGCACACATCCTAGCTCGCCATGCAGGTGTTGCCCCTGCGGACAATAAAAGCACCGCCGGTCATGACGTAATGGGATACAGCCTTAAAATATTTCCATACTTAGAAGATGAGCCGCTCAAAGTTGCGGAAGCTCTCAAACGGACAAATTCCCCAAAAGCGCTGGTATTACACCGCGTTGATGGAGAAGACGTAGAAGATCCTGATGCAAATGAAGTGCTGGAGCATGGTGATTCACTTTTAGTTCTAGTGCGTTGCGAGAAATCCACTAAAACTAATATTAAAAAAAACGTAACTTGGTCGGAAGATTTATTGCTGGGCATCCCCTCAATTGACGCAGAACACCGAGTGCTTGTTAAATACGCAGAAGATTTCCAAAAGGCTGTTAACAATGGTCAGGAAGGCGAAGCCATTGCAAGGTTATTCGACAGACTACTGGAATATACCACAAGCCATTTTGCCAGAGAAGAAGGATTCATGCAGAAGCGTGGATATCCTGATATTGAAATTCATATGAAAGAGCATAGACGCATCACAAGAGAAGTGATGGAGCTAAACCGAGACAAACGGTACGTTTTCTCAGAAAGCGTTGACAAGTTTCTGCAAGACTGGATTATCACACATATTAATCATACTGATCGGAAGTATGTTAAGTTTATGTTAGAGAATAAGAAATAG
- a CDS encoding phosphoglycerate kinase, translated as MRFINQLDITGKKLLIRVDFNVPLDGETITDDNRIKAGVPTIKYALEKGAAVIVMAHLGKPKGEKVVKYSLKPVAKRLGEYLGLEVVLAPDCVGPEVEKMAAALKPGQVLMLENLRYHPEEQGKTPEERGDFGAKLASLADIYVNDAFGVAHRPNASVVDVPYSAKQCCAGFLLKLEWENLGEALKAPKKPYIAISGGAKVSTKLGILNNLIGKVDHFIIGGAMANTFLLAQGKNVGKSLVEDSLVDTAREIMTKAAASGTDLHLPEDFVWGVNTDEASGICTGDNVPENGMLLDIGPVTAQKFCDVISEAQTIVWNGPMGLFEKPAFAEGSMKVCKAMAESDGTTIVGGGDTDAVVHKAGLQDDFTFISTGGGSFLEFLEGKELPAFKALKENLDK; from the coding sequence ATGCGCTTCATTAATCAACTTGATATTACCGGTAAAAAGCTTCTCATCAGAGTGGACTTTAATGTTCCTCTTGATGGTGAAACAATTACTGACGACAACCGCATCAAAGCTGGAGTGCCTACTATCAAGTATGCTCTTGAAAAGGGCGCTGCGGTTATAGTCATGGCTCATCTTGGAAAGCCTAAAGGTGAAAAGGTGGTCAAGTATAGTCTCAAACCTGTGGCTAAGCGCCTAGGTGAATATCTTGGGCTGGAAGTTGTTCTGGCTCCTGATTGTGTTGGTCCTGAAGTGGAAAAGATGGCTGCTGCGCTCAAACCGGGACAGGTTCTCATGCTTGAGAACCTCCGTTACCATCCCGAAGAGCAGGGCAAGACTCCCGAAGAAAGGGGCGATTTTGGCGCGAAACTGGCTTCGCTCGCAGATATATATGTGAATGATGCTTTTGGAGTTGCTCATAGGCCTAATGCCTCTGTTGTGGATGTTCCTTATTCCGCTAAACAGTGTTGTGCTGGTTTTTTGCTTAAGCTTGAATGGGAAAACCTCGGCGAAGCTCTTAAAGCTCCTAAGAAGCCTTATATTGCGATTTCCGGTGGCGCTAAAGTTTCAACGAAGCTCGGTATCCTTAATAATCTGATCGGCAAGGTTGATCACTTTATTATCGGCGGGGCAATGGCGAATACTTTTCTGCTTGCACAGGGCAAGAATGTCGGTAAATCTTTAGTCGAAGACAGTCTTGTCGATACCGCCCGTGAAATTATGACCAAAGCTGCCGCGTCTGGTACAGATTTGCATCTTCCAGAAGACTTTGTATGGGGCGTAAATACTGATGAAGCTTCTGGTATCTGTACCGGGGATAATGTCCCTGAAAATGGAATGCTTCTTGATATCGGGCCTGTTACCGCTCAAAAATTTTGTGATGTTATTTCAGAAGCTCAGACAATAGTATGGAACGGTCCTATGGGACTTTTTGAGAAGCCGGCTTTTGCCGAGGGTTCGATGAAAGTTTGCAAAGCTATGGCCGAGTCTGACGGCACGACCATCGTTGGAGGGGGAGATACCGATGCAGTTGTTCACAAGGCTGGACTGCAAGACGACTTCACCTTTATATCCACAGGAGGCGGTTCATTCCTCGAGTTTCTCGAAGGGAAAGAACTTCCTGCCTTCAAAGCCTTGAAGGAGAATTTGGATAAATGA
- the rimI gene encoding ribosomal protein S18-alanine N-acetyltransferase yields the protein MKSTEVTSCCEIVELGLESLNELRALEQTCFDYSWSEEQFRLGLERRAFYIFGYVLEGLLVGYLAYSRVLDEMEVLNLGVHPDFRRKGIARELMQALIKQSKETEVRKGLLDVKRSNFPAIALYESLGFRQVGVRKKYYPDTKEDALLYDLEI from the coding sequence ATGAAAAGCACAGAAGTCACATCTTGTTGCGAGATAGTTGAACTTGGGCTTGAGTCTCTTAATGAATTAAGGGCTCTTGAGCAGACTTGTTTTGATTATTCGTGGAGTGAGGAGCAGTTCAGGCTCGGCCTCGAAAGAAGGGCTTTTTATATTTTTGGTTACGTCCTAGAAGGGCTTCTTGTCGGTTATCTCGCTTATTCTAGAGTGTTAGACGAGATGGAAGTTTTAAATCTAGGTGTTCACCCCGATTTTAGAAGAAAGGGAATAGCTCGAGAGCTAATGCAGGCTTTGATTAAGCAAAGTAAAGAGACCGAAGTTAGAAAAGGTCTTTTGGATGTAAAAAGGTCAAATTTTCCTGCCATAGCTCTTTATGAGAGTTTAGGGTTTAGGCAGGTCGGGGTTCGGAAGAAATATTACCCTGACACTAAAGAAGATGCGCTTCTTTATGATCTTGAAATTTAG
- a CDS encoding tetratricopeptide repeat protein — MISILSTYKFRSSALALVILILATTTSFAASSKKNESFDSWLEKYGAWDILEQNYSGSGDSPELIIKRAQTAYNLGRYSACMNILQGTPAFDDKTLETSRLWLGGQTQRALGDPVKSVIWFSQAARLMDQGAMTSQFKNEPNLKNVWFDVWRSMFWSAQVTSGSAREAQNMILTQSFEQAEKVWPTTYFVVNTKPDFAKSVEKGLNFKPAQLNSTIINDGDRELIAMSIAASSLGEWNKSKSILNDVSNSTVQTFWTSVTTYLETGMNSNATNIFYNENFVCASAFLEAGVLEPAFKSPTLWKMAAPASPAWTTFRNKLMSMTPEEALETIDRETGSLLLSDDLVSALQNYKLAFAFLTGDMDLTQKIWSELDSNLLPISLRIAAGIVFKPDFSKILSKDDSGQDSHLFIISGLCGAAGIDYFNDIYAPFWTPLSGNTFNNQVNDKPLDRLLLFSELAQNAAKKMDMNISRRCAYLFPHSKLGAQSFIYLAEKAAQNRDFKLSAFYLKRVDPNEFGPEMHLKWLIAAVEYDLAVGNETKALKAYNEILSSGGALPPEKELKLALLIQQKGDLKKAQAILERIWSNRDSLNDELKAEILFWIAEGEQATGNKEEALKNYLELAYKFPAQNIWAVTAMYRVSMIYERKGQFETAKRFLNTVIKRADRKAQKEAAKARLNAIDTKLAKAGAGKGASFPF, encoded by the coding sequence ATGATTTCAATTTTATCTACCTATAAATTTCGTTCGTCAGCTCTTGCTCTAGTCATTTTGATTTTAGCAACCACAACATCATTTGCTGCCAGCTCAAAGAAAAATGAATCTTTTGATTCATGGCTTGAAAAATATGGTGCGTGGGACATTTTAGAGCAAAATTATTCAGGAAGCGGAGATTCTCCTGAATTGATTATTAAGCGAGCTCAAACTGCATATAACCTTGGAAGATATTCCGCTTGCATGAATATTTTACAAGGGACCCCTGCTTTTGACGACAAAACACTTGAAACATCCAGGCTTTGGCTTGGTGGTCAAACTCAGCGCGCTCTAGGTGATCCGGTCAAAAGCGTCATCTGGTTCAGTCAGGCTGCCAGACTTATGGACCAAGGTGCAATGACAAGCCAATTCAAGAATGAACCTAACTTGAAAAACGTCTGGTTTGATGTCTGGCGTTCAATGTTTTGGAGCGCTCAAGTAACCTCAGGTTCTGCTCGCGAAGCTCAAAACATGATTCTTACTCAATCCTTTGAGCAGGCTGAAAAGGTTTGGCCCACTACTTACTTCGTAGTCAATACAAAGCCCGACTTTGCAAAATCCGTTGAAAAAGGACTTAACTTCAAACCTGCTCAGCTTAATTCTACCATTATTAATGATGGTGACCGCGAGCTGATCGCGATGTCTATTGCTGCTTCCAGCCTTGGCGAATGGAATAAATCCAAATCCATACTTAATGATGTAAGCAATTCCACAGTTCAGACTTTTTGGACATCTGTAACCACTTACCTCGAAACAGGAATGAATTCCAACGCAACCAACATTTTTTACAATGAGAATTTTGTATGTGCCTCCGCGTTTTTAGAGGCGGGAGTTCTTGAACCAGCTTTTAAGTCCCCTACCCTATGGAAGATGGCAGCTCCAGCATCACCGGCATGGACAACTTTCCGTAACAAACTGATGTCCATGACACCGGAAGAAGCTCTTGAAACCATTGACCGTGAGACCGGATCACTCCTTTTATCAGATGATCTTGTTAGCGCATTACAAAATTACAAACTGGCATTTGCCTTTTTAACAGGCGATATGGATCTGACACAAAAGATCTGGTCTGAACTTGATTCAAATTTACTGCCAATCAGCTTGAGAATAGCAGCAGGAATTGTATTTAAACCTGATTTTTCAAAAATACTTTCCAAAGACGACTCAGGGCAAGATTCCCACTTGTTCATTATATCAGGACTTTGCGGAGCTGCCGGCATTGATTACTTTAACGATATCTATGCACCTTTCTGGACTCCTCTTTCTGGAAACACTTTTAACAACCAAGTGAATGATAAGCCGCTGGATAGACTCCTTTTATTCTCTGAACTTGCGCAAAATGCAGCTAAAAAAATGGATATGAATATATCACGCAGATGTGCGTACCTTTTTCCGCACTCTAAACTTGGAGCACAAAGCTTCATTTATTTAGCAGAAAAAGCGGCACAAAATAGAGATTTCAAGCTCTCAGCTTTTTACCTTAAAAGAGTTGATCCCAACGAATTCGGCCCTGAAATGCATTTGAAATGGCTAATCGCAGCCGTTGAATATGACTTAGCTGTAGGTAATGAAACTAAGGCTCTCAAAGCGTACAATGAGATTCTAAGTTCCGGAGGCGCCCTACCTCCAGAAAAAGAACTCAAACTTGCTCTTTTGATTCAGCAGAAAGGCGACCTAAAAAAAGCTCAAGCGATACTTGAAAGAATCTGGTCCAACCGTGATTCTTTAAATGATGAGCTTAAAGCTGAGATTTTATTTTGGATAGCAGAGGGAGAGCAAGCTACTGGAAACAAGGAAGAAGCTTTGAAAAATTATCTTGAGCTAGCTTATAAATTTCCAGCACAAAATATTTGGGCGGTAACAGCAATGTACCGTGTCTCCATGATTTATGAGCGTAAAGGACAGTTCGAAACTGCCAAACGCTTTTTGAATACGGTAATTAAAAGGGCCGATAGAAAAGCACAAAAAGAAGCTGCAAAGGCAAGGCTTAATGCCATTGATACTAAGCTGGCAAAAGCTGGAGCCGGAAAAGGAGCCTCTTTTCCTTTTTAA
- the secG gene encoding preprotein translocase subunit SecG encodes MQTLVITVHVIACIFLIIFVLLQSGKEDMGVIFGGGSGSVFGSTGAGGVLVKITAFLAAVFLITSLSYNVISGNKVSDDSIMLQGDTIVTPMPEGEKPVVTFENPAGETEVKK; translated from the coding sequence TTGCAAACGCTAGTAATTACAGTACACGTTATCGCCTGCATCTTCTTGATTATCTTCGTTCTTTTACAGAGCGGTAAAGAAGATATGGGTGTTATATTCGGCGGAGGAAGTGGCTCAGTTTTCGGTAGCACCGGAGCTGGTGGAGTTCTAGTTAAGATTACTGCTTTTCTTGCAGCAGTCTTTTTGATCACATCACTCAGCTACAACGTCATTTCTGGAAATAAAGTTTCTGATGATTCTATCATGCTTCAGGGTGACACAATTGTTACTCCGATGCCAGAAGGCGAAAAACCAGTGGTTACTTTCGAAAACCCAGCTGGCGAAACCGAAGTAAAAAAATAG